From Nicotiana tabacum cultivar K326 chromosome 15, ASM71507v2, whole genome shotgun sequence, the proteins below share one genomic window:
- the LOC107786102 gene encoding pentatricopeptide repeat-containing protein At2g22410, mitochondrial-like has product MKFPHFPFIKKIQSFPHFHKLLFSSQPKWNSNQNPNLVITHPTLILIESCKSISQLKQIQAKMIHTGIISHIFPISRLISFCALDVNGDIHYANSLFSEINEPNVYIWNTMIRGYVKNQLFEKGFWVFRRMVRENVEMDKRSYVFVLKGCRVLEGVGGSVQCRIWKVGFLNDLIVRNGLIHFYGESGKVVDARKVFDESPVRDVVTWTSLIDGYVKRNMVDEALGLFELMCSNGVEFNDVTLITVFSACSLKGDLSLGKSIHELVEKRGVKCSLNLMNAVLDMYVKCGCLPMAKEIFDKMEIKDVFSWTSMIHGYAKNGEVDMAKKCFSDMSERNIVSWTAMIACYSQNNRPWEALELFHEMEKQGLVPIESTLVSVLSACAQSGSLDFARRIHDYYIKQKRVKYSVILANTLIDMYGKCGSMDVARELFHEMPERDLVSWNSVIVGCASHGLTEKALALFEQMKCTGFKPDSITFVGVLSACAHGGLVNQGWEYFRSMELNGLLAEVIHYACMVDLLSRSGHLKEAYNFIKQMPMEPDKAVWGALLNGCRMHGDVELAKVAAEKLIELDPQDSGIYVLLASLCANERKWADVRMVRTLMRAKGVKKSPGYSLIEVDGTFYEFVVADDSHPQSQAIYKMLDEIMLLSKLEEYGSDAEPADEFS; this is encoded by the coding sequence ATGAAATTCCCACACTTTCCATTCATAAAAAAAATCCAATCTTTCCCTCACTTTCACAAGCTATTATTTTCCTCACAACCAAAATGGAACTCAAACCAAAACCCAAATCTTGTAATCACCCACCCAACTCTTATCCTCATAGAATCTTGCAAGTCAATATCACAACTAAAgcaaattcaagccaaaatgataCACACTGGCATAATTTCTCACATTTTTCCAATCAGTAGACTAATATCCTTTTGTGCTTTGGATGTTAATGGTGATATACACTATGCAAATTctttgttttctgaaattaatgaACCCAATGTGTATATTTGGAATACTATGATTAGGGGTTATGTTAAAAATCAGCTCTTTGAAAAGGGTTTTTGGGTTTTTAGGAGAATGGTAAGGGAAAATGTTGAAATGGATAAAAGAAGTTATGTTTTTGTGTTGAAAGGGTGTAGGGTTTTGGAGGGGGTGGGGGGTTCAGTGCAGTGTAGGATTTGGAAAGTTGGATTCTTGAATGATTTGATTGTGAGGAATGGTTTGATTCATTTTTATGGAGAGAGCGGGAAAGTTGTCGATGCCCGGAAGGTGTTTGATGAAAGTCCTGTGAGGGATGTGGTTACCTGGACTAGCTTGATTGATGGGTATGTGAAGAGGAATATGGTTGATGAGGCGTTGGGGTTGTTTGAGTTGATGTGTTCAAATGGTGTTGAGTTTAATGATGTTACGTTGATAACGGTGTTTTCTGCGTGTTCGTTGAAGGGGGATTTGAGTTTGGGGAAATCGATTCATGAACTCGTGGAGAAAAGGGGTGTGAAATGCAGTCTTAATTTGATGAATGCCGTATTGGATATGTATGTGAAGTGTGGTTGTTTGCCTATGGCTAAAGAGATTTTCGATAAGATGGAAATAAAGGATGTCTTTTCGTGGACAAGTATGATCCACGGCTATGCCAAAAATGGGGAGGTAGACATGGCAAAAAAGTGTTTTAGTGATATGTCTGAGAGAAATATAGTTTCTTGGACTGCGATGATTGCGTGCTACTCGCAAAATAATAGACCTTGGGAGGCCCTTGAACTCTTTCATGAAATGGAGAAACAAGGTTTGGTTCCCATAGAGAGCACTTTGGTTTCTGTGCTCTCTGCTTGTGCTCAATCTGGTTCTTTGGATTTTGCTCGACGAATTCATGATTACTATATTAAGCAAAAACGGGTTAAATACAGCGTGATCTTGGCAAACACATTAATAGACATGTACGGCAAATGTGGAAGCATGGATGTTGCTCGAGAGCTCTTTCACGAAATGCCAGAAAGAGATTTGGTCTCTTGGAATTCAGTAATCGTAGGATGTGCTTCTCATGGGCTCACCGAGAAGGCCCTCGCTCTTTTTGAACAAATGAAATGTACGGGATTCAAGCCCGATAGCATCACATTTGTGGGTGTTTTATCGGCATGTGCTCATGGTGGATTGGTCAATCAAGGCTGGGAATACTTTAGGAGCATGGAATTAAATGGATTGTTGGCCGAGGTGATACACTACGCTTGCATGGTTGATTTACTTAGTAGATCTGGGCATCTGAAAGAAGCTtataattttataaaacaaatgcCAATGGAACCTGATAAAGCTGTTTGGGGTGCTCTTCTTAATGGTTGTCGGATGCACGGAGATGTTGAGCTGGCCAAGGTCGCCGCTGAGAAACTTATAGAATTAGATCCTCAAGATAGTGGTATTTATGTGCTTCTGGCAAGTCTGTGCGCTAATGAGAGGAAATGGGCTGATGTTAGAATGGTTAGAACTTTGATGCGAGCTAAAGGCGTCAAGAAGAGTCCAGGATATAGTTTGATAGAGGTCGATGGTACTTTTTACGAATTTGTGGTTGCTGATGACTCGCACCCCCAATCTCAGGCAATATATAAAATGCTCGATGAGATTATGCTCCTCTCTAAATTGGAAGAGTATGGTTCTGATGCGGAACCTGCTGATGAATTCTCTTGA